The Aethina tumida isolate Nest 87 chromosome 5, icAetTumi1.1, whole genome shotgun sequence genomic sequence atatatatctacaaaaatataattatttatttaaaatttaaatacatctaactttaattataataaattttaaataaatatcacatgtaatattttaatctaattttatttttccactttattaaatgaattaactaaattaaaaaaagtcttCAAAAAGTGGTATTTCAGAATTtaggttattatttttaaattattaggtttgttatattaatttttaaacctttacacttaaattttattaatttaatattatttttaattaattaatgtaaattattgatatgtatttgaaaaatttaaataattttttatattattaaacaattttataattgttttttaattctacTAATTTCAGAcagaaataagtttttatatttttaaagatacataatttgataatttttaattaaaaaaatttacattaggtaagacaatattttaattttaatatcaacaattctaaaatatattaatataaatataaaacttttagattcttttaaaatatatttatttaaaattaaaataagataagtaagaattataaatattattattgaacattaataatgttaaaaactaataaattgtttcaatttattttaaaaatattcaattactattaaaaaatgaatattctactaaaatgtaattatttataattaaaatattgtacattaaatattttaattttaacatctaaaattttaaaatataagttctcaaattctgtttaaaatggtaattgttaacaaaaattaaaacctttagattcttttaaaagatgtttatttaaaattagaatatccTACTTAAGATaagtaagaattttaattttaacttaaggTAAgtaggaattttaatttaatatttagacaagtaagaattttaatttaacatttagaatttttagttatttatttttcttcttttgaCTCAATTAACaagtacttaaaaatatattttatgtctcTATGATttcttatagttttttttttcaacacttttaaaatctaatgttttaagttatttatttattaccatgtaattaataaatacaataatattcaaaaatatatagtttaaacCAGAAACTATTTGTGCATATTTAATTGGTTTGAAACCTATTTTAGTATCTCAAACAAGTAGAATAGTTGATACTAAATTAACCTActtttactaatactaatactaatactaatttaaacattctcccgtttttattttaattttttttgtgcaCATATTTCCGGcgttttttgttctaaaacgATTCAAAATGtcccaattaataattaacaaaattcggTCAGATTGCAGTTTAATATGACTAATAAGCAATAATTACAATGGACTTTATATTAAAGTCGGCCATTATCCATATGTCGGTCATTTTTAtgcattatttaatgtttgcctTCAATAGATTAtccattatacaatttttagtattatttaatagttataaaatgGGGTTTTAACATAAAGACACTCGCATAACAGTAACACAACAAATGTTTATTGTGAGGAAGCGCAATTATTTAACGCTTTTGTgtcttaatcaattaattgcaAGATTTAActgtataatttcatttaaggaTTCATACGtgttaattttacagttttttctttttttaatgcgCTGTTAACATCCTGCTACAATTAGTGCTCAAGGAAGTCTGAATTCTAGAACACTTTTACGGGTACATCTGATAACTGCAACAATTATATCTTCATTtagtacaataatttaatttcacggCTTTTGCGAgattttaattggttttcgGCTTAATTTTTCGCaatcatttcaaattattttgtgcCATTTTTTTCGCATTTTAGTCgccattttctttaattaagacattttcatattattaattaactttaccattatataaattagatttgaaattaataatattacgtGGGAAATTCCGGagtttatattaatcaattaaattacatacattttagaaatattaacaattgtttaatatttaattggataaaataaataaatcacaaaatattttaatcgtcCTCACACTCCCATCTCTCTGAGGGAAGCTCAAATAGCATATTACAGGTTTCTGTATTTATTTCGTCCCActatattatactttatatttatcatttattgacATCGTCGATTAAATAATGTTCttataaagttattattgttattatattttttaattcttttaataattatcacaatatttaacggaataaattatttaaataaattttgtgtttttagaatttttcacaaaatcaaaattttcagatatttataaaggtatattaaaaatttaataattttaatatcttaaattcattgttttcatttatcattctgtaaacaattaaatcagTTAACTGTTCGtggaatatttgtttttaattaagaatttttagttcatttgataattatcacaataaattatctaaacaaattttgaattttttcacaaaatcaaaatttttggacatttttaatagtgtatatacattttattcattttatttattaaaatatgagataatttttatattttaaattcattgtttacatttattgtTCAATGAAcaatccaaaaatttaatatcaaaatgttgaaattgttgttaattgttcatggaatatttatttgtttttaatttagttcattggataattaacacaatacataattgaataaattacctaaataaattttgaagaatttttttttttttctaattaaaaatatagaataataatgtttcttttttataaatataatattgtatatatttttatactaattttactTCCACTTTTGATccattttttagataaaaaagtattttattgtttctattattttgtaatatgactttataaaattgcttctaattaagattttgttaaataaactgCAATTCTACTTCTTTTGcctaataaaagataaatataaaataaaatagtgggacgaaataaatacataagcCTGTAATATTATGCTATTTGAGCTTCTGACAGAGAGATGGCGGGGTGaagacatattaaatataaatacaaaaaatacagaaatttttaaatgtatattaattaattagttatgtgATGATTTAATGCTTAAATTGATTTGTGattaatatctataatttattcacattttagatgtaattttttgcatttaaaccaacttgaatattaaaactaataaaaaatcaaattaaaataccaaagagaacattaaaaaaagttcCAATTTGTAATAGAAACTGTAACctgaatacataaaatttttgcaCCAGatattaattgatgtttttGTTCAGTTATTCAATTTGATTTAACCCACAGTAGATTCTGTAGTTCATTAATTGCGATCTATTTGTAAAATTGCTCATATCATTGTTATGTGTTACAACTGTTtgtctatttatattaatttatatatttatttagataagtcagtaatgattaattaaaaataaggaataaatttggtatgcATTATCCtggtttatattataaaaaacgcAACCGACTAATTTATTACAcgaatcaatattaaaatgtaaataatattaatggaaACGAACGTGAAACGTTATTTTATTCCGTGTCGCTACAAGTTCAATGGCAATTATAGTTGCTCCAGTTTACATCAGGACGTTTTAGTTCAAAAAAGGTGAAAGTAATGGATTCGCAGATTGTTAAGGCGTGGAATGTGTCCGTTCGATGCGCTTccattaacaattttcaagtCAATTTGGCTAAGCGACCATAACCATTGGTTTCTTCGGGCAAATTTTCTTCTTGAGTTGTCGTAGGTGATGTTTTGGTTATTTGGGGCAATTATAATGGAAAcaagttaccaaataaatgttttatttaactttgttcataaatacaataaataacaacGGTTTTTTAATGTGAGTCTTAACTTGGTGGTTTGTAATCTGGTTGGAGACCAAGAGGTAGTGGTACATCGAAGCTTCTGCCATACGACGAATGTCCATATCCCCCATGTTCCTCATGGGAGACGGAATGCGAGTTCGAATGGGAGTAGACCGGTTTGGAAACGATCTCGTAGGTAGTGGACTTGTGACCGGACGTCAGGGACTTCAGGCCGATGATTCCCGACAGCAGCAACGAAATCAAACCGGCCACCAAAGCCTTGCCAGCAATAGCAGCGATTCCACCCAACGCCAAAGTCATCAGCATGGCCTTCATCATCCCCCCGGCGGCCAAAAGTAAGTGCATCCCTCCGCCGCCTCCTTTCTTCTTGCCGCCGCCTCCTCCTCCACCTCCTCCACCTCCGCCCAGTCCTCCGCCACCGCCTCCTCCTCCACGTGCGCTCTCAACCTCGCCGTCCGCGTCGTAGAAGTTCAGCCTCAGCGAGTGGCTGTTGAGGTACGACGTGATCTTCTTGACCATGAACGCGTCCAGCCTGGCGGCCGGGTCGTTGGGGAAGTCGCGGGCCAGCTCCGCCACCATGTCGGCGGTGTTGGAGCGGGCGCTGCCGTTCTCGCGCACCACCGTCACACCCGGCACCACACTGTAGCTGTCCTCCTCGTTCAGCCGGTCCACCCATGACACGATGTCCAGCTTCAGGCAGGTGGCGGTGTAGGCGTTGGCACAATCGCGGGATATCGACTTTTTCGCATCACTCGTCTCACTGTCCTTGCCCGGCACTTCGTTCGATTGTTCCGCCAACGTGGACGCGATTGCCGCCAACAGTACCACTATCTTGAACATGTCGGAACGCTTCCGCTGATGTGATGAACGGAACGTGCCGGCTCCGGCTTATATACCGGTTAGCGGGGtggcattataaaaataacgtgTAATCGTATTTTACGTTTATCATTTCATGACTGCCCCACAAATAACCACCGGCAGAACGAAGGATTGATGCACGGCAATCAGCGGCCGCATCTTTAACGCCGCCACGCAAGCATCGATACTTGTTTCCGTGGCCAATTAGAAAAATGCGTGGAAACtatgaaagtaagtaaaatgCTCCATATTATCTAGGATGTCGCGATTATCTGTTCCACATACGggttacgtttttttttttcgacgaGGATGCCGCACTCGCCAATCCGAGATGGCGAACTGGGTCGATTGCAGGATGCGCCGAATTTCCACCGATACCGatcatatttcattatattgcTGTTTATAGATTTGtggaactttattatttaccaGTTTTATACAGATTTTGGTGGAGTAAAACATAAATGGAAATTATCAtagaactttaatttaatattatgaactttagagttatttaatatgatatatattttataaaaaatgtgtgggtctcttaattaattaacttctaTGTATTTCTATACCCCCAGTATaggaattaatgaataaaactttaaaaaatgataaatataaaataaaataggggGACGATATAAATACAGAAACCTGTAATGTACTATTTGAAATTCTTACAGAGAGATGGCAGGCAGAGAggcatatttatgaatataatattgtatagcttttttgtactaattttatttcgacttttgattcattttttttagataaaaaattattttgttgtttccattattttgtaatatgactttataaaattgcttttatttaagattattaattaatcattctttatgttaaataaacattaaaaaactcTACTTCTTTTGgccaataaatgataaatataaaataaaatagtgggACGAAATAAATACAGAAACCTGTAATATGCTATTTGAGTTCCAAACAGAAAGATGGCGGagtgaaaacattaaatatgtgataataataacaatattaactatatataacaaatttgaattaacgtacttttttaatttataatactcatttaatgtttgtttaaacgatttaaattaaaatttgaataaagaatatataatatatatattttttataattaatacaaaagtattaattttgcttacacttttgattcattttttagataaagaaGTATTTCgttgtttctattattttgtgatattttataaaattgcttttatttaagattaatcattttctatgttaaataaacttataaataaatgtaaataaaaaattctaactTTACTTCTTTTGgtcaataaatgataaatataaaataaaatagtgggACGAAATATATACAGAAACCTGTAATTGGCTGTTTGAGCTTCTGACAGAGAGATGACAGggtgaaaatgtaataaataataataataatgaagaaatttgaaataatgtatttttataatatttgtaatagttTTATCGATGTTGAatccaaatttataataatttttataatatattaattttattatactcaaatcatttaatatttgtaatttttttttatattaactttatgGCCCTGAAACACTTCAAATTCaagttgttataaaaaaaaaataaagaaaaatatttatgttttataaatattatatatcttttttgtacTAGTTAGATACAACTTTTTTGTTGAAGTGATTgtgttgtttcaatttttccactttagattattattattattattttttttttgataaaaaagtgttttattgtttctacttttttataaaaatgcttttatttagaactattaattaattgttttttttatcttatttgagACCTCGAGTATAAGTtactaaatgaataaattataactctACTTCCTTtagttaacaaatattttaaatttaacatataatagTGGGAAGAACTTAATTCAAAAATCTGTATTATGTTGTTTGAGTTATTGACAGAGAGATGGCAGTGCGAaggcatattaaaaatatatagaattaaaataataattataaaacaattattcaatagatggacaaatttattacaatgtattttttctcatttttaattatccaaatcaaatttaaatatacaataaattttataatataatttctaaattaactttaaaaaggGTCCTGAAAcacttcaaattcaaattttaataaaaagtagagattaataatatgcttactttttacaaatatttttgatagatGTTATTAGAAACTACCATTtagttaacaaatatttaaatttaaaataaaatagtgggAAGAAATCAATAAAGAAATCTAGAACAGGCTGTTTGAGATACTGACACGGAGATGGcatattaaagatataatttataatatatgaatttatatattatattaattttattgtactcAAATCATTtgtaatctattttttatattaactttagAAATGGTCCaaaaactctttaaattaaaatttgaataaaaattatagaataataatgtttttttataaatataatattgtataacttttttatactaattttactCCCACTtttgattcatttttttagataaaaaagtatttcgttgttgtttctattattttgtaatatgattttataaaattgcgtttatttaaagttaatttatcattctttatgttaaataaattttaaaaaactgcaACTCTACTTCTTTTGgccaataaatgataaatatataataaaatagtgggACGAAATAAATACAGAAACCTTTAATATGCTATTTGAGCTTCTGCCAGCGAGATGGCAGGGTGAAggcatattaaa encodes the following:
- the LOC109598919 gene encoding putative lysozyme-like protein, which produces MFKIVVLLAAIASTLAEQSNEVPGKDSETSDAKKSISRDCANAYTATCLKLDIVSWVDRLNEEDSYSVVPGVTVVRENGSARSNTADMVAELARDFPNDPAARLDAFMVKKITSYLNSHSLRLNFYDADGEVESARGGGGGGGGLGGGGGGGGGGGGKKKGGGGGMHLLLAAGGMMKAMLMTLALGGIAAIAGKALVAGLISLLLSGIIGLKSLTSGHKSTTYEIVSKPVYSHSNSHSVSHEEHGGYGHSSYGRSFDVPLPLGLQPDYKPPS